One Dunckerocampus dactyliophorus isolate RoL2022-P2 chromosome 18, RoL_Ddac_1.1, whole genome shotgun sequence genomic region harbors:
- the aldh3b1 gene encoding aldehyde dehydrogenase family 3 member B1 isoform X2, whose product MLDGNCVIIKPSEVSAATDLLIAELIPKYLSQDCYAVVRGGADETMALLQNRFDHIFYTGSQAVARSILQQASVHLTPVTMELGGKCPCLIYGRVDIAAAARRLAWAKFFNAGQSCVAPDYVLCSQATCDALLPALRETLKDFYGKEPQTSPDISRIVSQRHWTRLTELLKKSSGKVVVGGESDQEDKYIAPTVVVDVAKDDVLMQEEIFGPILPIVIVDSLEKGIDFVNDKEKPLALYVFSDETSVVKTVLQKTSSGGFCSNDGIIHISLPGLPFGGVGASGWGSYHGRWGFETFSHRRACMMRGWALERLNGLRYPPYRDDKLSWLRWTASPKTFCSLM is encoded by the exons GACTGTTATGCAGTGGTTAGAGGTGGAGCAGACGAGACGATGGCACTTCTACAGAATCGCTTTGACCACATCTTCTATACCG GTTCTCAGGCCGTGGCCCGCAGTATCCTGCAGCAAGCCTCAGTCCACTTGACCCCAGTTACAATGGAGCTGGGTGGCAAGTGTCCATGTTTAATTTATGGAAGAGTGGACATTGCGGCTGCTGCCCGCCGCTTAGCATGGGCCAAATTTTTTAACGCCGGACAGAGCTGTGTGGCACCAGACTATGTACTGTGTTCCCAGGCCACATGCGATGCCCTTCTCCCAGCCTTGCGTGAAACCCTGAAGGATTTTTATGGCAAGGAGCCTCAAACATCTCCTGACATTTCTCGCATTGTGTCACAGCGACACTGGACTCGTCTGACAGAACTACTGAAGAAGTCCAGCGGCAAGGTTGTCGTGGGAGGAGAAAGTGACCAGGAGGACAAATATATTG CTCCCACAGTGGTGGTGGATGTGGCTAAAGATGATGTGCTGATGCAGGAGGAGATTTTCGGCCCCATTCTTCCCATCGTTATTGTTGATTCTCTGGAGAAAGGCATTGACTTTGTCAATGACAAGGAGAAGCCATTGGCCCTCTACGTTTTCTCTGACGAAACCTCT GTTGTAAAAACAGTGCTGCAGAAAACCAGCAGTGGGGGGTTCTGCTCAAATGATGGCATTATCCACATTTCGCTGCCAGGACTGCCTTTTGGGGGTGTAG GGGCCAGTGGCTGGGGGTCGTACCATGGCCGCTGGGGCTTTGAGACATTCAGCCATCGGCGGGCCTGCATGATGCGTGGCTGGGCTTTGGAAAGACTGAACGGCCTGCGCTACCCACCGTACCGAGATGATAAACTGAGCTGGCTGCGCTGGACTGCCTCACCCAAGACTTTTTGCTCGCTTATGTGA